CCGATACTATCTGCCAGGAAGGCAAAATCTACATGCCGCTGGGCGAAGGCCAGGTGAGCTACATCGACGTGCGCGACATTGCCGCCACCGCCGCCCACATCCTCAGCACCGACACGGCTCCCTACCAGGGCCAGGCCTACGAGCTGACCGGCCCGGCCGCTTTGAGCACGGCCGAAGTAGCCGCTGCCATCAGCGAGGCTACCGGCCGGCCCGTGCAGTACGTCAATGTGCCCGAGGAAGCCGTCCGCCAGGGCATGGCCGAGGCCCCGGCCTGGATGCGCGACGCCATGCTCGAGCTCTACGGCCTGTCGAAGGCGGGCTACGGGGCTGGTACTACCAACACGGTGGAGGAAATCACGGGCTGCCCGCCCCGCACCTTCGCCCAGTTTGCTCACGACAACAGCGCCCGATTCAAGCCGGCTCAGTAACGGCAGCGCCTATCATTCGAACTAACAGAAGGGGCCTTTCTTACGCGGAAAGGCCCCTTTTGCGTGAACTAAGGCCTGTCTACCCAAGACGGAAATTGATTTGGCTGCTTAACTGGTTTAGCAGGCTGGTTTGGCATGAAAAACAGCCTGATACCGATTGAAATCCGCTGTGTTCAGTAGTTAGAAAAGCCGTTATGAGCCAATCAGCCGGGTTTTTTATTCTCGACCAGGGGTATACTACAATTAAAAAATCCGCTTAGTTTTACTGCCACTTCAATAATCAACCTTTTACCACCACAACCAGGCCCTAGTTATGAAAACTGGCAAAGTGAAATTTTTTAATGAGTCCAAAGGCTTCGGCTTCATCGTTCAGGATGACACCAACCAGGATATTTTCGTCCACCAGACTGGCCTGATCCACGAAATCCGGGAGAATGACCGGGTTTCCTTCGACGTAATCGAGGGCAAAAAGGGCCTGAACGCCGTGAAAGTAGAGCGTATCTAGCTTTCCTTACTCCTGCATCTCCGCCTCGCTTGGCTACTGCCACCCTGTCTCGACTACGCTTGGGGCAGGGTGGTATTTGTATAGACCCAGCCCTGGCCCGTTGTTCTGTAGGGCGGCTGCGGCCGGATATAGGCCGGTTCGGACCCGGGAAGGCCTTCTTTGATTCGAAAAAAATCCTCTTACATTTACCTCATTCTTTCATCTCACCATCTTCCAGCATGAGTACCGGAGTTATCAAATTTTTCAATGAAGCCAAGGGCTTTGGCTTCATCACGCCGGACGGCGGTGGTGAGGACATCTTCGTTCACGCCACGGGCCTAAAGCAGCCCGTTCGTGACGCTGACCGCGTAGAATTCGAAGTACAGCAGGGCAAAAAAGGCCTGAACGCCGTTAGCGTGCGTCTGGTTGACTAAGCTGCCTTTTCGCAGCTAACTTCTTCGGGAGCTAGCCGCAATAAAAAAGACCTCCCTGGCTGCGGCTAGGGAGGTCTTTTTTATTACGGCTAACAGGCTGGTGAGGCTACTGCGCAGCCTTAGCCACCCGCACGCCTACGGCCATAATGCCGGGCAGTTGGTCTTGGCGCATATACTGCTCCAAGACCACGCGGTAGGTACCGGGCTGGGCAAACTTCTGCTGCCGCAAGGCCAGGAACTGGTGGTCGAAGATGTCGCCGGAGCCCTGCCCGCGCGGTTCGCCGGTTTGCGGGTCCATCAGCAGCATCTGGTGCAGCAACTGCGACATGCGCTTGCCGCTGGGGTCCAGCAGCGTGTGCTTCACGTACAAGTTATAGTACCCGTACATCGACTCGTTGCGGATGTTGAAGTAGATGTCGTAACGCTGCGTCGTGTCTTGAATGTCGAACTCAAACGTGGGCTTTTCCTGCACCGTCCACACGGCTTTGTCGAGCTCCAGATTCTTTTCATACACTTGGTTCGCGTCGCAGGCGGCTAGCCCGGCCAGCAAGGCCAGGCCCACCAGTAGGTTCAGTCCCTTCCGCATTCTACGAAGCACTTGCGGGAGCTGAACCGGAACCTGACCCATCTGCGCCGCCACCGGGGCGAGGTGAGCGGGACCCGCGGCGGGAGGAGCGTCCACCCCGTCCGCCACGCTCGGCATTTTCGTCGCGTGGGGGCCGTGGGGTCCCATCAGCTGCAGCACCACCCGAGTTGCGGGGCGGGCGGCCTTCTGCGCGCGGGGGCCGGCCTTCCCCTGGTCCTTCAGGCCGGGGCGGCCGGTTTTCCCGGGGCTCTCTTGGCTCCCGGCCTTCCCGCGCTTCTGGCTTAGCTCCGCCTTCTGAGTTACGGCTGCCTTCTCCGCGGCCCCGGTTGTTACGCCGGTTCAGCGGACGAGCGGCGGCTCCGCGGGGGCGGCGGGTTTCGGTGCTGCCCTCTCCCGCCGAGTCGGCCGGCATGGGCGCGGGGGCTTTGGCCGCGCCATCCTGACGAACCCCAGCCCGGGGAGCAGCCGATGGCGAGGTGGCAGCCGGGGCCGGAGCCGTAGCAGCTGCGCCACCCTCCTTCTTCTTTTTGCGCTTAGGCCGCTTGCTGCCCTTAATCTTGTCGTCGAGGCGGTCTAGGTTGCCTTCCACGTGGGCCGATACTTCTGGCTCCTTTTCGGCCTCCAGTACCGGCGCCAGCAGGTTTTCCGGCTTTTCGCCGCGCTTGTTCATATCCTGAATTTCGCGGACTCGCTCCGTAGCCAGCATTACCCAGTTATTGTCGCCGCGGAAGGCGAACCACATGCGCCGCTTGAAAATGTCGGTCTTCTGCAAAAAGGCTTCCCCTTTCTCGGTCTGCAGGGGGCGCGACACCTGCGGAATGTCCTTCAGGGCATCCAGGTAGGTGTCGAGCTCATAGTTGAGGCAGCACTTAAGACGGCCACACTGCCCCGAGAGCTTGGCCGGGTTCAGGCTCAGGTTCTGGTAGCGGGCAGCGGTGGTGCTCACGCTCTTGAAATCGGTGAGCCAAGTGGAGCAGCACAGCTCCCGCCCGCAGGAACCGATGCCCCCAAGGCGGCCGGCTTCGTGGCGCAACGAAATCTGCCGCATCTCGACCCGCACCCGAAACTCGTCAGCCAGGCGCTTAATCAGGTCCCGGAAGTCGACCCGGTCGTCGGCGGAGTAGAAGAACGTGGCGCGGGTCCGGTCGGCCTGGTACTCCACGTCGGAGAGCTTCATTTTCAGGCGCAGCTCTTCCACTACTGAGCGGGCCCGGAACATGGTGCCGGTTTCGAGGTCGCGCACCGCATCCCAGCGTTCCACGTCCTGCGGGGTAGCCACGCGCAGAATACCCCGGATTTCCTTGGAGTCGGTGGGCACCTTTTTTTT
Above is a genomic segment from Hymenobacter cellulosivorans containing:
- a CDS encoding cold-shock protein, with the protein product MKTGKVKFFNESKGFGFIVQDDTNQDIFVHQTGLIHEIRENDRVSFDVIEGKKGLNAVKVERI
- a CDS encoding cold-shock protein yields the protein MSTGVIKFFNEAKGFGFITPDGGGEDIFVHATGLKQPVRDADRVEFEVQQGKKGLNAVSVRLVD
- a CDS encoding gliding motility lipoprotein GldH, translated to MRKGLNLLVGLALLAGLAACDANQVYEKNLELDKAVWTVQEKPTFEFDIQDTTQRYDIYFNIRNESMYGYYNLYVKHTLLDPSGKRMSQLLHQMLLMDPQTGEPRGQGSGDIFDHQFLALRQQKFAQPGTYRVVLEQYMRQDQLPGIMAVGVRVAKAAQ
- the ricT gene encoding PSP1 domain-containing protein, with amino-acid sequence MDLPVDFKEFDIVEIRFKGGRKEFFRNTNRLPLVTGDAVVIEAAGNGWHLGHVSLKGELVRLQMRKKKVPTDSKEIRGILRVATPQDVERWDAVRDLETGTMFRARSVVEELRLKMKLSDVEYQADRTRATFFYSADDRVDFRDLIKRLADEFRVRVEMRQISLRHEAGRLGGIGSCGRELCCSTWLTDFKSVSTTAARYQNLSLNPAKLSGQCGRLKCCLNYELDTYLDALKDIPQVSRPLQTEKGEAFLQKTDIFKRRMWFAFRGDNNWVMLATERVREIQDMNKRGEKPENLLAPVLEAEKEPEVSAHVEGNLDRLDDKIKGSKRPKRKKKKEGGAAATAPAPAATSPSAAPRAGVRQDGAAKAPAPMPADSAGEGSTETRRPRGAAARPLNRRNNRGRGEGSRNSEGGAKPEAREGREPREPRENRPPRPEGPGEGRPPRAEGRPPRNSGGAAADGTPRPPRDENAERGGRGGRSSRRGSRSPRPGGGADGSGSGSAPASAS